The Stieleria maiorica genome includes the window GTACAGCCGACCGAAATCGATTCGCAATTCCGCCGTTCCGTCTTGCAGTGTCCCCGATCCCGATGCGTTGGCGAACGAGCTCTTGACGTCGAATCGCTCCGCACGAAGCGCCCCCTTGTCGTCGGTGACCGTGGCCGACAATTCGATCGGATCGATCACCACGATCCGTCCGTCGGCGCGGGCGCGCAACGAGTTGCTCGACAATGTCAGATTGCTGCGCCGCGTCGCTGCGCTGCCGGATCCAGATGACGCGGCACTGTTGTCGATGATGCCACTTGCCCGACCGGACACCAACGTGACGTTGCTGCGCAGCGGGATCAGCCCCGGCAGCGCTTGATCCAGTGACGCCAAATCGACGTCGACGCGCGCTTTACCGTCCAGGGCTTGCAGCCAGCTGAGCGGATTGTCGTCCGAGCCGACCAGGGAGATCGTGGTCGGAAACGAACCGTCGAGTGTCGCCGAGGCGAAGTCGGTGGTCAGCTCCAGCCCCTGGCCGAGCAACCAACCGCCCGAGAGTGCGACGTCGCCGTCGAGTGTCGCCAGTTCGTTGTTCCATTGTTTTTGCACGGTCCCTGCTTGCCCGGATGCATCGCCGGTCGACGCGAAGAGTGTTTTCAGGTTGCGAATCCGCACGTCACCCAAACTGGCTTTGACGGCCCCGTCGGGGGCACCGACCAGTTTCAAGCGGCCGGTCGTGTCGCCGGAGAATTGCTGTGGCAGTCCGTCGACCGCGCCGGCGAATCGTCGCGCGACGAGATTGGCGACCGACAGCGGAAACGACTCGGTATCGAACGAAAGATTCCACAGGTCCTCCGAGCCGTCTTGCCAGACGAACTGGCTTTGGATCGCGCCGCCGCTGCCGCCCGGTTCATTGACCACCCCGGCGACCTCTGCGGTGATCCGGTTGCCATCAAGACTGACGTTCACATTCGATTGGTTCAGCGACCAGGCGTCGCCGGTGATCGAATCGGTCGCAGTGGCACCGAAGTCTTGGATTTGGATCGACGCACGGACCAGTGTCTGCGGTTGATCGCTCGGCTCCAGCAGAGTCGCCAAGTCCGACTCGATCGACGACCGACCATCGGCGACGCTGCAAGCCAGCGCGACGCCGCGCAGTGACACTTCGCCGATCGACGCCGGATTCAGGTTCAGCAATTGCATCACCGTCAACGCGGTGTCGGCGCGATCGATCTGCACGATCGTTTCGCCCGATTGGCCGGTCAGCTTCAATCCTCGGATGGACAGCGGCGTGATCCAGCCGACATCGATCGACTCGGCCGATGCGGTCCAGCCATACGTCCCGGCGTTTGATGCCAGGATGGAGCGCGCGATCCCGGTGTGGCTGACCAGGCTGGGGGCGGCGAGCGCGAGCAGGGCGAGAAATCCGAGTGCTAGCAAGAGCATTCGATAATAGCGTCGGGAGCGATTGGCACGTCGCCGCCGAGTGGCGTCGAGCTGCGATCGCTCGAGATCATCCAGCAAATAGTCGTCTCTCACCACGGTCACATCCTTGTGCCTGCCGCACAGATAATCCATTTCCCGAAAAAGCGCTTTGGGCGAGGGTACGAAGAAACGCGGCTCCAGCGCAAGGTCAATCCGGCGGAGCGTCGGCGGTGTCGGAGCGGACGCGGCAATGGGGGGCAAAAAATGGGGTGGTCAAAAAATCACTCCCCCCACCGCGCTCATCTTTTGACCCTCTTTCCCTCCAATTCATGGCCTCATCCGCCACCAAGGCCCGTCGCGTCTGAACCGCTTCAACGCGAACCCGAAGCCCCAACCTTGACCGCGACACCGCCAGCCCCTGCCATCGGGTGGCGGGAGGTGTTCCGCGGTCCAACCACGGAATACGTGCTTTTTTCCTCGGTCGGACCACCAATAATTGATTGTTCACGCTCTCGACTGCTTGAATCGGGTTCCGAGATTAGCGTTCATTCGCTTGGATTAGCGGTTCGTGTTTTCGGCGTTTTGGCACCGCTAATGAACACCGATGAGCGCTAATGCCAGTACCCGAGCTTGCGGCCACCGGGATTTCATCAGACCTCTGTTTCCTGTTGTTCGCTCCTGAAGTCACGGTTCGACAGGTGCACGGTCGACTCGGCCGAAGTCGACAAACCCACGCCTGAGATGACGACCGTAAAGTGATTGCTGAATCCAACGGACCGGCTACCCGGGTGATGTGTCTGAGGCCCGGAGGGCCGGTAGAGTGTTTGCCGGTGGCGTCCGCCCTCGTTGTTATACACAAATTTTTGATGATGTATTGATTCGCGAAATCGCTCAAACTGTTGCTCACAGGGAGTTCAGGTGCACGACAGCTAGCAACGGAGTGTTTGCGATGGTGAGCCAATGGGTGATTGACGAATTAGAAACGGTGGATCTTGGCGACAAGAGACGAAATGAACGACTTGCCGAAGTGCTCTCCGCCATGGCTGGTTTGCCGAGCAAGAGCATTCCTGCTGCAGTCGGCGCAGGACACAACGAAACAACGGCAGCCTACCGACTTTTTGATAACGATGCGATCTGCTTTGAGGACATTTTAGCGCCCCATATAGATGCCTGCTATAAGCGTCTTGCTGAGCAAGAAGTTGTCATCTTGGCTCACGATACGACGGAACTGGATTTGACGAAACCTAACACGCAAGTAGAAGGGGCCGGTCCGCTAGATGGCAGTTCACGCTACGGCGAGTTGCTTCACCCGCTGATGGCGTTCACTCCCACCGGCACGCCCTTAGGAACCGTTGCAGCAGAACTTTGGACTCGCGAGGAAGGTCCGTCAAAAGCCGATGATCGAAAGAAAGTGCCGATTGAAGAGAAGGAGTCTCTGCGATGGCTTGAAAACCACCGCGAAGCACAGTTAATCGCTAGCGAGCACCCCGAAACGCAAGTTGTCTGCGTGGCTGACAGCGAAGCGGACATTTTTGAAGTCATCGAGTGTAATTCCGATTCTCCAAAGAACTTTTGGTGGATTATTCGCAGTTGCTATGACCGTTCGATCGTTGATCAGCACGGTCGGCCATCAGGAAATCTGCATGAAAAACTCGCCGCGAGCAAAGTACGCTACACCAAAGCGATAACGATTCGTTCGCACCAACCCAAGTTAGCCTGTGACAAACGAGCACGCAATCAACCGCGAGAGGCACGCCAATGCGAACTCGAGGTGCGTGCAACGACGCTGACACTGAAGAACCCCTATCGGCCCGATCGACACCTACGGCCCACGAAAGTCAACGCGATTTGGGCTCACGAGATCGATCCGCCTGAAGGGGATACGCCTATCAGTTGGCTGTTGCTGACCAATATGCCGATTTCGAACAAGGAAGAGATTGAGCTGGTGTTGTCTTACTACTGCATTCGCTGGTTGATCGAAGTATTCTTCCGAACTCTCAAATCAGGCACTCGCATCGAAGCAAAGCGGTTTGAAAAGATCGAACGATTCGAGCGTTGTCTCGCTGTTTCGATGATCTTGGCGTGGCGAACGTTCTACAGCGTGCGGATCGGTCGCCAATGTCCAGACGTCAGCTGTGAAGCAGTATTCGTAGCCGACGAATGGCAGCCGGTATACAAGATCGTCACCGGGAAAGATCCGCCAAAGAAACCACCGACGTTGAAGGAGATCGTCCGCATGATCGCTCGGCTTGGCGGCTACATCGACCGACCACGACATGACGAACCTGGCACCGATACGGTCATGCGCGGCATGGAACGACTCTACGACATCAGTAGTTGTTGGCGAAGCTTTGGTCCAAATGCAACCAGATCAGGGGAATGAATTGTGTATAACAACGAGGGTTGACACCACCGGCAAGCACTGTGCCAGCCCTCCGGGCTTCATTGCGCATGTACAGA containing:
- a CDS encoding IS4 family transposase, translating into MVSQWVIDELETVDLGDKRRNERLAEVLSAMAGLPSKSIPAAVGAGHNETTAAYRLFDNDAICFEDILAPHIDACYKRLAEQEVVILAHDTTELDLTKPNTQVEGAGPLDGSSRYGELLHPLMAFTPTGTPLGTVAAELWTREEGPSKADDRKKVPIEEKESLRWLENHREAQLIASEHPETQVVCVADSEADIFEVIECNSDSPKNFWWIIRSCYDRSIVDQHGRPSGNLHEKLAASKVRYTKAITIRSHQPKLACDKRARNQPREARQCELEVRATTLTLKNPYRPDRHLRPTKVNAIWAHEIDPPEGDTPISWLLLTNMPISNKEEIELVLSYYCIRWLIEVFFRTLKSGTRIEAKRFEKIERFERCLAVSMILAWRTFYSVRIGRQCPDVSCEAVFVADEWQPVYKIVTGKDPPKKPPTLKEIVRMIARLGGYIDRPRHDEPGTDTVMRGMERLYDISSCWRSFGPNATRSGE